atgtgcgcatcttccaaacaggacagcagtcctgactggatatcttcccaaatcgtccctctctttcattctcgtctcgtttttattcgttgacgaaaattagagtagattttagtcatagttttagtcattcaaaacgcatttttatttagtcatcgtctcgtttttgtccgtgaaaaaatgtcgttgacgaaaattattcgtcaacgaaattaacactgcattgaaatgtattatttaatattacaactattatttacattattattattattattattattattattattactattatagcAAAATCTTCAcattttttaccattttatttACTATCATAcctatcatttattattattattattattattattattatcatcatccaGTAAAACAGGACCAGTTGTTGTAAATTCATTGCAGTAATgttttgtgtaaatgtgttttaaaggattagttcactttcaaataaaattttcctcataatttactcacccccatgtcatccaagatgttcatgtctttttttttcttcagtcaaaaagaaattaaggtttttgatgaaaacattccaggattattctccttatagtggacttcaacggaccccaaacggttgaaggtcaaaatgacagtttcagtgcagcttcaaagggctttaaacgataccagatgaggaataagggtcttatctagagaaacgattggtcattttcacgtacatgctttatataaacaaatgaacgCCTTCTAAATGCTTCCGCCAAAAACGCTGTATTTCCTACGCCTTCcttattctacttacagaatgAATGCACCGCCAGctccattttttccgtaagctgaatagggaaggcgtagaacatatagcgtaagctttttgaagaatatgaaagtgtggttttggctttgaccttcaaccgtttggaggccattgaagtccactataaggagaataatcctgtaattttttcatcaaaaaccttaatttcttttcaactgcagaaagaaagacatgaacatcttggatgacatggaggagagtaaattatcaggaaaactttatttgaaagtgaactaatcctttaagtgtccAAGTATTTCCTGAACTCTGTGTACTAAATGATAAATAAGTCAAACTCATTTCAAGATGACTGTATTTGGATTGTTTCTAGAGTCCCTCAGAACTGCCCCAGGAACTACAATCTGTTGTCCTGTGATCCAGATCATGATCAGGTCAGGTGTAGATATGGAGTTTTCAGTGCAAATGAGTGTGGAATGTGCAACCAACCTGCAGGATTTACTTTGGATCAGGTGAGAATAAGCAAGGAGCAATGTACAACAATGAGTTGATCATTATACaagaataaaaagtgtttaattcTTCCACATGTTCTTAACTGACATGGTTGCTGCTGAAAGTAACATTCACTGTTCAAATCTTTCTTGTTCCCAGAGCTCTTGTACTCTGTCATATGGCAACTCTACAACACGTGGTGTTTATGCATTTGAGTTGGTCATGGAAGACTATCCCATCCAGAACATCACTCTAAACTACACTGCCATGGCTGCAGCGGTCAGAACCCCGTTTGTCAGTGCATCCTCCAATCCACCATTGAGCAAAATGCCACTCCAGTTCGCGTTAGAAGGTATCGTTCAGTGCCTTTtgatacactttatttcaaggtgatgtagttacactgtacttactcaaataagtactgagtaatattaatcaactacatgtacttactatagagatgattaggtttagggttagttacttaaTTATGcgtaatttactgttattactatagtaaatacacatagtaacgtgtaactacatcaccttaaaataaagtgttacctggtCTTTAAATTGTGATGCTCTGCCACAACCTTCATGTTATGTTTTGGGTTTAGTGGAGGTTCCTGCACCATCTTGCATTGAGGGTGAATATCTACCTCGATTCATCCACCCAACACCTCATCATGGAGAACACCTACAGGCTCGTGTCAATCAAGAGCTAGAGATCAGAGTAATGGCTACTGCAACCTACTCAAGGTATGAAGGAAATGTCCGATCAATTTCTCTGAGTGCCAGCTAGACCAATCTAGATCTTCATCCTTCCCTCTGCGCTCAAACTAGATCTTCAGCTTTAACAGCTGTGATTGGTCAAGCACTTTGAgcatgtttgggaaatgtcccaccccttaccataaccgcgaGTTTACACTACTAACTCAatcaggccccgcccctttattttacatatgccttgggcaggaattatttaaattagatATATactaatttttgtaaattttaatATTGTTGTGGACAGTGAGGGGCCTTGAAGTCAAAAAGGTTAAGAAACACTGATCTAAATCTTCACTATAACTTCAAAAACAGGATCATTTCAGTTCAGTTTCTAAACTGATACATGTGCATCTAATTGGATTTTTCCCCCGATTGTCCAGCATCACTGATGTGGTCTTTAGTGGACCTCTGAACAGCACAAAGGAGACCACTACCACTGGAGAGTATGTGATCAACTGGACTCCAACATCAGAGAGTTTTGGCCAACACTTTCCAATTTGCTTCATTGCTGAGGGCCAATATGGGTATGATTACACAGTTAGATTACTTCAATCAAAATGTGCCTTATGAAATGAAGCTAATTAATCTTCTTAATATTTTAGGTCTAGGAACTATCAGTCTGAGATGAGGTGTGTTATTGTTGTGGTAGAGGCTGAAGGTATTTACATCATTTAGTGAAATTCTTCTTGACATTTGATGTTTAAATTCTTTATACTCATGTAGTGTCCTTGAAGGAAAAGGAAGTTTATACATCTACATACTTAGcattgttctttttttatttcaaggTCCAAAAGCACACGTAACTTGCTCTAGAGACACAATGTCAGTGTCGATAGAAAGAGACACTATTGCAGGAATCCATGGAGATCACTTGCGGCTGAACAACAATGCTTCCTGTTTAGTTTATTCTAACAGCACGCATGTGTTTACAACTTTCTCTCTTAATGGATGCGGTACTCAAATCGAAGTAAGGACTTCTATGAGTTTCAatagatataaataataataaaaagttttccACTGCATCTAAAACTACTTTTATACTTGTTTCTTTGTAGGAGACTGAGGAACATCTCCTCTTCAAGAACACaattgttactttcgataatcCAAACCTCATCATAACCAGGAAAAATGAGATTGAAATTGAAGTAATGTGCAAGTACCAGAAAAAGAGCAGCATCACCGCAATGTTTGATGCTCACAGGCCAGCTGTCAACTTCACTGAGAGAGGCTTCGGTTCATTCAGCTATCAGTTTGAGTTTTATCAGTCTATTAATTTCATAAACATGAGAAGCCCCAACACCTATCCACTGGAGTATGACGTGGGACAGACCATCTACGTGGAGATCGCACCTGTCAATGTAGTGCAAGACACTGAGGTCTTCCTTGAGTCCTGTGTAGCTACACCCTTCGATAATCCCAATTTTCCCATCAATTATCCCATCATCACAAATGGGTAAGAATCAAAAAGCACTCCACATCATACAAAAAAGCTATGTTTCATTACATGTTGTTTAAATTTAAATCGGTCAGGTTTATGTGTGCACTAGAATCACTGAGTTTGAAGCTTAAATTAGTAGCAGGGGGAGGAGCATGTTGAATAACCTCATAAAATTCATATACTACAGAGTTGAGTGCATAATGCTGTGGATGATAAAGGCTCTTCAAATGCCAAAATAtaagctttatttttaagaatgttatGCAAATGTACCGTGTCCAATGAAATGGTGACGGCAGTGCCATTCTCAGACAAATTCATTTAAATCCAATTTGTCAATGTATTCCAGATGCACGGTTGATGAAACTGTTAACATCCACACAAGTCACGAGCCCAGTGTCAAGTTTAGTATGCAGGCCTTCAAGTTTATTGGACAATATGACCAGGTAAGGatggagcaaaaaaaaaaaaaaaaacactgaagaaTGACAGACATGCCCTATTTTactggaatatttttttttaaattgtctctCTTTTCCTCTCTAGGTGTTCATCAGCTGCTCCATTATCATATGTCAAGCCAACAATCCCAACACTCGCTGCGCTCAGGGATGCACCAATGGCACGGTCGTTGCACCATCCTCGCACGTTCACAAAAGAGAAGCTACCATCCAGACCGGAAGTCACTTCATTTCCCAGGGACCCCTGCGGCTGAAGAGGAGCGCATCACTTACTGGTACGTCCTAACTTTACCATGGTAGTTTACGCAGATTGTGGAATTAAAAAGTAAGGCGTTTTAAATGCTAATGTCCCTTATTTGCTTCCAGATTCCATCAGTCCAAGCTTGAACCTGAACCTTGTTTTCGTCGCTGGATGTGTCGTAGCAGTAGTGGCCATGGTGTGTGGAATGATGGTCTACAAATCCAGGGGATCAAAGATCAACTACCAACTTGTGAAATCAGATGAGATTTGATCGGATCAGTTTGAACTGCGAACTAGTTAATCAACACAGTTTGAACTAGTTAATCAACATATTTTGGTGGTGTGTATTTCTGTGGTTTctgcaaaagattttttttatatgtttggttTGGTAATATTAGAAGTTGGTAATATTCTGTCTTCATAAATGTAACTGCTGTTTCTAGACACATTTATGTTCTGCTGAAAACCCTGCATAAGATATAAAGTGTGGTTGAGGGATGGattatatactgtaatatttcactgtttagCAAATGTCTCTTTGTGCTCCAAGTTTGTTAAAATGTTCCATGACAGACACTGCTTTCTGTTTACATGTATTCTAAGGTTTACTTTTCACAATTAAATCTCTATAACAATTAAACAGCCTAATGAGTCTTGTACAGTACCTGTCTTTTAAAGAAGTCATAATTAAAACTACATGTCTTATAACTGCTTACATGGCAAAAAGGTTTACActttgcaaaacattttctgAATATATGAAATTTTCAGAACATCACACAAATTTTACATAAgcattgttagttttaatattgttttttttccccttactgTTTACTTGCTGTTACTGTTGCCTTGTAGTCTGTGGTATTAATAATTGTAGCACCTTGAAAAGCCTTAAAATGTACTCTTACTGCTGATTAAAATGaagtttaaagaaaaatgtggtTTATCAGAAAAAAGTGCATATACTTACATATTCACATATGATTATACAAAGTGTTATGAAATCGCTCCGACACGCAAAGTTGGAGTATCCAAACACAGTATTCATTGAAAGAGTAATCCACCACCATAATCCACAAACAGGCAAATG
The nucleotide sequence above comes from Chanodichthys erythropterus isolate Z2021 chromosome 23, ASM2448905v1, whole genome shotgun sequence. Encoded proteins:
- the LOC137013765 gene encoding uncharacterized protein, with the translated sequence MSIMCASALLLSLLLLASTATASHFCGGSMTFSSRKNPDGSYMVDIRFKEAYHSCYSYDNWYCGSGNCGSKSYVMGKVDSSSIGGGWCQTEGVMKRTVPNNNPFELHQSNCCWSYNTVTTVGNWRFLTHIDLGVRSDTSQPNRSPVATILPIVRVPQNCPRNYNLLSCDPDHDQVRCRYGVFSANECGMCNQPAGFTLDQSSCTLSYGNSTTRGVYAFELVMEDYPIQNITLNYTAMAAAVRTPFVSASSNPPLSKMPLQFALEVEVPAPSCIEGEYLPRFIHPTPHHGEHLQARVNQELEIRVMATATYSSITDVVFSGPLNSTKETTTTGEYVINWTPTSESFGQHFPICFIAEGQYGSRNYQSEMRCVIVVVEAEGPKAHVTCSRDTMSVSIERDTIAGIHGDHLRLNNNASCLVYSNSTHVFTTFSLNGCGTQIEETEEHLLFKNTIVTFDNPNLIITRKNEIEIEVMCKYQKKSSITAMFDAHRPAVNFTERGFGSFSYQFEFYQSINFINMRSPNTYPLEYDVGQTIYVEIAPVNVVQDTEVFLESCVATPFDNPNFPINYPIITNGCTVDETVNIHTSHEPSVKFSMQAFKFIGQYDQVFISCSIIICQANNPNTRCAQGCTNGTVVAPSSHVHKREATIQTGSHFISQGPLRLKRSASLTGTLNLNLVFVAGCVVAVVAMVCGMMVYKSRGSKINYQLVKSDEI